Proteins from one Capricornis sumatraensis isolate serow.1 chromosome 2, serow.2, whole genome shotgun sequence genomic window:
- the OR6S1 gene encoding olfactory receptor 6S1 translates to MAPGGNHSSGITEFILAGFPNLNSTKAELFSVFLLVYLLTLTGNVLIVGVVGADTHLQTPMYFFLGNLSCLEILLTSVIIPKMLSNFLSRQNTISSAACITQFYLYFFLGASEFLLLAVMSVDCYLAVCHPLRYPLLMNGAVCFRVALACWVGGLLAVLGPTVAVALLPFCEQDAVVQHFFCDSGPLLRLACTNTKELEETDFVLASLVIIASLMITAVSYGHIVLAVLRIPSASGRQKAFSTCTSHLMVVTLFYGSAIFLYVRPSQSGSVDTNWAVTVVTTFVTPLLNPFIYALRNERVRQALKDTFKKVIAGFWWHLSLAKSFNKKIVR, encoded by the coding sequence ATGGCTCCTGGTGGAAACCATAGCAGTGGTATAACCGAGTTCATCCTGGCGGGTTTCCCAAATCTCAATAGCACAAAAGCAGAActgttttctgtcttccttcttgTTTATCTGCTGACTCTAACAGGTAATGTGTTGATCGTCGGGGTGGTAGGAGCTGATACTCACCTGCAGACTCCCATGTACTTCTTTCTAGGCAACTTGTCCTGCCTAGAGATTCTGCTCACTTCTGTCATTATTCCCAAGATGCTGAGCAATTTCCTCTCAAGGCAAAACACTATTTCCTCTGCTGCATGTATTACCCAGTTCTATCTCTACTTCTTTCTTGGGGCCTCTGAGTTCCTACTGTTGGCTGTCATGTCAGTGGATTGCTACCTGGCCGTCTGTCATCCTCTGCGCTACCCCTTGCTCATGAACGGGGCTGTGTGCTTCCGAGTGGCCTTGGCCTGCTGGGTCGGGGGGCTCCTTGCAGTGCTTGGCCCCACAGTGGCTGTGGCCTTGCTTCCTTTCTGTGAACAGGATGCTGTGGTGCAGCACTTCTTCTGTGACAGTGGCCCTCTGCTCCGCCTGGCATGCACCAACACCAAGGAGCTGGAGGAAACGGACTTTGTCTTAGCTTCTCTTGTCATCATAGCCTCACTGATGATTACTGCCGTGTCCTACGGTCACATAGTCCTAGCTGTCCTGCGCATCCCCTCAGCTTCAGGCCGGCAGAAGGCTTTCTCTACCTGTACCTCCCACTTGATGGTGGTGACCCTCTTCTATGGAAGTGCCATTTTCCTATACGTGCGGCCATCACAGAGTGGCTCTGTGGATACCAACTGGGCAGTGACAGTGGTAACAACCTTTGTGACACCGCTGCTGAACCCATTCATCTATGCCTTACGGAACGAGCGAGTAAGACAAGCTTTGAAGGACACGTTTAAGAAGGTAATAGCAGGATTTTGGTGGCATCTTTCACTTGCAAAGAGTTTCAACAAGAAAATAGTGAGGTGA